A DNA window from Hoplias malabaricus isolate fHopMal1 chromosome 5, fHopMal1.hap1, whole genome shotgun sequence contains the following coding sequences:
- the LOC136696361 gene encoding NLR family CARD domain-containing protein 3-like, whose product MGSAWSGGRRVAGVRCLAQGHFSQDLPALGIELVQKSPGLMQFRLDALLLPHKREHLRIKEGIPQNRTSSLLNEIYTDLYITEGGSGEVSNEHEVRQIETVSRRPAAQEKPIKCSQLFKDKAIRTVLTKGVAGIGKTVSVQKFILDWAEGKENQDVLFIFPLPFRELNLMKEKRLSLMELLHQFFPQIKELTPVDCDSSKVLFIFNGLDEYRLPLDFKKNEGLWDVAQSASVDMLLTNLIKGNLRPSALLWITSRPAAANQIPPECVAQVTEVRGFSDPQKEEYFRKRISDQSLANQIISHIKSSRSLYIMCHIPVFCWISATVLEGVLGGAEGGKTPKTLTQMFTHFLIFQIKHKEQKYQGKQEVDLQKTRESVLTLGKLAFQQLEKGNLIFYEDDLRECGIDVREVSVYSGVCTQIFRQEFELHLGKVFSFVHLSVQEFLAALYAFLSFISRDEPEQSSTDLSGIFRASTMSEFLKCAVDKALQSENGHLDLFLRFLLGLSLESNQTLLRGILTQTGIRSHSTEETVQYIKEKIRENPSPETSINLFHCLNELGDHSLEQEVQGFLKRRDYSHLHVLSMTYAQW is encoded by the exons atGGGCAGTGCCTGGAGCGGTGGGCGCAGAGTAGCTGGGgtaaggtgccttgctcaagggcacttcagtcaggACCTGCCGGCCCTGGGGATTGAACTG GTTCAGAAGAGTCCGGGTCTAATGCAGTTCAGGCTGGATGCCCTCCTGCTCCCACACAAA AGAGAACATTTAAGGATTAAAGAGGGTATTCCACAGAACAGAACATCATCTCTTCTGAATGAGATCTACACAGATCTGTACAtcacagagggagggagtggagaGGTCAGTAATGAACATGAGGTCAGACAGATTGAGACAGTGTCCAGGAGACCAGCAGCACAGGAGAAACCCATCAAATGCAGCCAGCTCTTTAAAGATAAAGCCATCAGAACTGTGCTGACTAAAGGAGTGGCTGGAATTGGAAAAACagtctctgtgcagaagttcattctggactgggcagaaggaaaagaaaaccagGACGTCCTCTTCATATTTCCACTTCCTTTCAGAGAGCTGAACCTGATGAAGGAGAAAAGGCTCAGTCTGATGGAGCTTCTTCATCAGTTTTTCCCCCAAATAAAAGAATTAACACCAGTAGACTGTGACTCTTCCAAAGTCCTGTTCATCTTTAACGGTCTGGATGAGTATCGACTTCCTCTGGACTTCAAGAAGAATGAGGGATTGTGGGATGTAGCACAGTCAGCCTCAGTGGATATGCTGCTGACAAACCTCATCAAGGGGAATCTGCGTCCCTCTGCTCTCCTCTGGATCACCTCTCgaccagcagcagccaatcagatccctcCTGAGTGTGTCGCCCAGGTAACAGAGGTACGAGGGTTCAGTGACCCTCAGAAAgaggagtacttcaggaagaggATCAGTGACCAGAGCCTGGCCAATCAAATCATCTCCCACATCAAGTCCTCCAGAAGCCTCTACATCATGTGCCACATCccagtcttctgctggatctcagccACGGTTCTAGAGGGAGTTTTGGGTGGAGCAGAGGGTGGAAAGACCCCCAAGACTCTGACTCAAATGTTCACACACTTCCTGATCTTTCAGATCAAACACAAGGAACAAAAGTACCAGGGAAAACAGGAGGTTGATCTTCAGAAAACTAGAGAGAGTGTCCTGACTCTGGGAAAACTGGCGTTCCAACAGCTGGAGAAAGGCAATCTGATCTTCTACGAGGACGACCTGAGAGAGTGTGGCATTGATGTCAGAGAAGTGTCAGTGTACTCAGGAGTCTGTACCCAGATCTTCAGACAGGAGTTTGAGCTGCACCTGGGGAAGGTGTTCAGCTTTGTCCACCTGAGTGTCCAGGAGTTTCTGGCTGCTTTATACGCATTCCTCTCCTTCATCAGCAGAGATGAACCAGAACAGAGTTCCACTGATCTCTCTGGGATCTTCAGAGCATCCACTATGTCAGAGTTCCTGAAGTGTGCAGTGGACAAGGCCTTACAGAGTGAGAATGGACACCTGGACCTTTTCCTCCGGTTCCTTCTGGGTCTCTCACTGGAGTCCAATCAGACTCTCTTACGAGGAATACTGACTCAGACAGGAATCAGATCTCACAGCACAGAGGAGACAGTGCAGTACATCAAGGAGAAGATCAGGGAGAACCCCTCTCCAGAGACGTCCATCAATCTGTTCCACTGTCTGAATGAACTGGGTGATCACTCTCTGGAGCAGGAAGTACAGGGATTCCTGAAGAGAAGAGACTACAGTCATCTTCATGTACTCAGTATGACTTATGCTCAGTGGTAG